A genomic region of Silurus meridionalis isolate SWU-2019-XX chromosome 7, ASM1480568v1, whole genome shotgun sequence contains the following coding sequences:
- the si:ch211-27e6.1 gene encoding serine/threonine-protein kinase H1 homolog: MGSSSSKVGLMSEPPKKSEYFSFMKIKSPKNEDCDKDLLKHKKQPCLWIGGRNEQTGNFKSGNRHQNICKEKFRTRFDPRITARYDIKALIGRGSFSHVVRVEHRYTHQPFAIKLLEAREHKGRDACHIELVILRRVHHSNIIRLVEVFETPHRVYLVLELATGGELLDRVVSRGSFTERDATKALIMVSRGLSYIHALGVTHRDLKPENLLYYHPGQDSRLIITDFGLACWSRKSQAEECDVRTLCGTPEYLAPEMVAGRTYGCEVDMWALGVISYIVLSGSMPFEQRSRPRLFTAILRGSYSFHGQPWSSISNQAKDFIDRLLCVNPEERMTAEQALKHPWLRNMAACSSNTNLHRPISRNLRQRASRASNYSTGSCSVPKSRSVVSSRSQLRPDSRPFFCTRSQHSVAVLA; encoded by the exons ATGGGTAGCAGTTCCAGCAAAGTGGGTTTAATGTCAGAGCCTCCCAAAAAGAGCGAGTATTTtagttttatgaaaataaaatcccCCAAAAATGAAGACTGTGATAAAGATCTCCTCAAGCATAAAAAACAGCCTTGCCTGTGGATTGGAGGCCGCAATGAACAAACTGGGAATTTTAAATCTGGAAATAGACACCAAAACATATGTAAGGAAAAGTTCCGGACAAGGTTTGACCCACGGATTACTGCAAG GTATGACATCAAGGCTCTGATTGGTCGAGGAAGCTTTAGCCATGTGGTGCGTGTTGAGCACCGGTACACTCATCAGCCCTTTGCTATCAAACTCTTGGAGGCCAGGGAGCACAAGGGTCGTGATGCATGCCATATCGAGCTTGTGATTTTGCGAAGGGTCCACCACTCTAACATCATCCGTCTGGTGGAGGTGTTTGAAACTCCTCACCGTGTTTATCTTGTCCTTGAGCTTGCCACAGGAGGAGAGCTACTGGACCGTGTAGTTTCAAGAGGCTCCTTCACAGAGCGTGATGCCACCAAAGCTCTAATCATGGTGTCCAGAGGATTAAGCTACATTCATGCACTGGGAGTAACTCACCGGGACTTGAAACCAGAAAACTTGCTGTACTACCATCCAGGGCAAGACTCGCGCCTAATCATAACTGACTTTGGCCTGGCTTGCTGGAGTCGAAAAAGCCAGGCGGAGGAATGTGATG TAAGGACGCTATGTGGTACACCCGAGTACCTGGCTCCTGAGATGGTGGCTGGTCGAACATATGGCTGTGAAGTGGACATGTGGGCCTTGGGTGTGATTTCCTACATCGTTCTGAGTGGTTCGATGCCCTTCGAACAGCGTAGCCGGCCTCGTCTTTTCACGGCCATTCTCAGAGGCAGCTACAGCTTCCACGGTCAA CCATGGAGTTCAATCTCTAACCAGGCCAAAGACTTCATAGATCGTCTGCTGTGTGTCAACCCCGAGGAACGAATGACTGCAGAGCAAGCTCTTAAACACCCCTGGCTACGCAACATGGCTGCCTGCTCCTCTAACACGAACCTCCATCGACCAATATCACGAAATCTCCGTCAGCGGGCTTCACGCGCTTCCAATTATAGCACCGGTTCATGCTCGGTCCCCAAGTCACGATCTGTCGTGAGCTCTCGGTCACAATTACGACCTGATTCCAGACCATTTTTTTGCACCAGATCACAGCACAGTGTGGCAGTGTTGGCTTAA